A single region of the Myripristis murdjan chromosome 3, fMyrMur1.1, whole genome shotgun sequence genome encodes:
- the cgref1 gene encoding cell growth regulator with EF hand domain protein 1 yields MQRGVPMNPYLDRLAPCVLSLVLLTHLSLAAPGVPGAQREESADAPPPSAVLANPFGPGEDDRRLLQSYIQASLKDGQGGPEISTWEQEVFFLFRLYDYDRSGHMDGLEMMKLLSDYNSHNAPGAQANEPVVTMVDFLLQTQDLNQDGLLAPSELLSPPLPHTQEPSDSNANHQGQDLTAEEKLSKPEEEKAGAEEQRGEETQEGREHEQKTQQEELELKEDAPPEHEVKTQDEAPRQDVEEQNGLQIPEQGQEQDAPVHQGQPEI; encoded by the exons ATGCAGAGAG GTGTGCCAATGAACCCTTACCTGGACAGGCTGGCCCCGTGTGTCCTGTCCCTGGTCCTGCTCACACACCTCAGTCTGGCTGCACCAGGGGTACCAGGGGCACAGAG AGAGGAGTCAGCAGATGCCCCTCCCCCTTCCGCGGTGCTAGCCAATCCCTTTGGCCCTGGAGAGGACGACCGCAG GTTGCTGCAGAGTTACATTCAAGCCAGTCTGAAGGATGGCCAGGGAGGACCTGAAATCAGCACCTGGGAACAAG AGGTATTCTTCCTGTTTCGTCTCTATGACTATGATCGCAGCGGTCACATGGACGGCCTGGAGATGATGAAGCTGTTGTCAGACTACAACTCCCACAATGCACCTGGAGCACAAGCCAATGAGCCG gtgGTGACCATGGTAGATTTCTTGCTCCAGACTCAGGATCTAAACCAGGACGGTCTGCTGGCCCCCTCTGAGCTGCTGTCTCCTCCATTACCTCACACAcag GAGCCCAGCGACAGTAACGCAAATCACCAGGGGCAGGATCTGACAGCGGAGGAGAAGCTGTCGAAGCCTGAGGAGGAGAaggcaggagcagaggagcagagaggggaggaaacaCAGGAAGGCAGAGAGCATGAGCAGAAGACTCAGCAAGAGGAGCTGGAGCTTAAAGAAGATGCACCACCTGAACATGAAGTGAAAACGCAGGATGAGGCACCCAGGCAGGATGTAGAGGAGCAGAACGGACTGCAAATCCCAGAACAGGGGCAGGAACAAGACGCACCAGTACATCAGGGACAACCAGAGATATGA